The Streptomyces sp. NBC_00440 genome contains a region encoding:
- a CDS encoding aromatic amino acid ammonia-lyase, whose amino-acid sequence MSYRTVDTGTGSPRTTGSSRTGSASTGIVVLDGESLPVADVVRLARGTARPVPGTEAMKRAEQSWDAARELAASGRVYGRSTGVGANRNESVPSGAAADHGLRLLRSHAGAIGDPLPGQEVRAMLAVRANQLLAGGAGLRPTVVTALCEALESGAHPVVNEFGSVGTGDIAALAQMGLALAGEHPWQGGPPPAALRLDNNDALALISSNALTLGQAALALDELRALVDATQVVAALSLLAVDGSFEAYAEPVHAARPHPGSYAVAARSRRLLGAPERPTPPLGRIQDPYGFRCVPQIHGPAQDAADLLERTIAVEINAAAENPLIHAEDMAAYHHGGFYMAQLALALDHFRLALTQTARLSTSRLSELNEPGFTRLRPFLADGEAASSGVMILEYAAGAALGELSALSAPASLGHAVLSRGVEEQASFASIAARQALRAGRAYRYVVGCELVSAVRALRQRELRIDPDLPVGRAFALADEVLDPDHADRPLTDDVETAAALLDRFHDL is encoded by the coding sequence ATGTCGTACCGCACGGTGGATACCGGGACCGGCAGCCCCCGGACCACCGGCAGCTCCCGGACCGGCAGCGCCTCGACCGGCATCGTGGTCCTCGACGGTGAGTCCCTTCCGGTCGCCGACGTGGTCCGGCTCGCCCGTGGCACGGCCAGGCCCGTACCCGGTACCGAGGCGATGAAGCGTGCCGAACAGTCGTGGGACGCGGCGCGTGAGCTCGCCGCGTCGGGTCGGGTGTACGGCCGTTCCACCGGTGTCGGCGCCAACCGTAACGAGTCGGTGCCGTCCGGCGCAGCCGCCGACCACGGGCTGCGGCTGCTGCGCTCGCACGCCGGGGCCATCGGGGATCCGCTGCCGGGCCAAGAGGTCAGGGCCATGCTCGCAGTACGCGCCAACCAGCTGCTCGCCGGAGGGGCCGGACTGCGGCCCACCGTCGTCACCGCGCTCTGCGAAGCCCTGGAGTCCGGCGCCCACCCCGTCGTCAACGAGTTCGGCTCGGTCGGGACCGGTGACATCGCGGCCCTCGCCCAGATGGGCCTCGCGCTGGCCGGCGAGCATCCCTGGCAGGGCGGCCCGCCGCCCGCCGCGCTGCGCCTCGACAACAACGACGCACTCGCCCTGATCAGCAGCAACGCCCTCACGCTCGGACAGGCCGCGCTCGCACTCGACGAGCTGCGCGCACTGGTCGACGCGACCCAGGTGGTGGCCGCGCTGTCGCTGCTCGCCGTGGACGGCTCCTTCGAGGCGTACGCGGAGCCGGTGCACGCGGCCCGTCCGCACCCCGGCTCGTACGCCGTCGCCGCCCGCAGCCGCCGACTGCTCGGCGCACCCGAGCGGCCCACCCCGCCGCTGGGCCGCATCCAGGACCCGTACGGCTTCCGCTGTGTCCCGCAGATCCACGGACCCGCCCAGGACGCGGCCGACCTGCTGGAACGCACCATCGCCGTCGAGATCAACGCGGCGGCCGAGAACCCGCTGATCCACGCGGAGGACATGGCGGCCTACCACCACGGCGGCTTCTACATGGCCCAGCTGGCCCTGGCGCTCGACCACTTCAGGCTGGCCCTCACCCAGACTGCCCGGCTCTCCACCTCCCGGCTCTCCGAGCTGAACGAACCCGGGTTCACCCGGCTCAGGCCCTTCCTCGCCGACGGCGAGGCGGCGTCGTCGGGTGTGATGATCCTGGAGTACGCGGCCGGAGCGGCACTCGGCGAGCTGAGCGCCCTGTCCGCGCCGGCCTCGCTCGGGCACGCGGTCCTCTCCCGCGGTGTCGAGGAACAGGCCAGCTTCGCCTCGATCGCGGCCCGGCAGGCGCTGCGGGCCGGACGCGCGTACCGCTATGTCGTGGGCTGTGAACTGGTCTCCGCCGTACGGGCGTTGCGCCAGCGCGAGCTGCGGATCGACCCGGACCTGCCGGTCGGCCGTGCCTTCGCCCTGGCGGACGAGGTGCTCGACCCGGACCACGCGGACCGGCCGCTCACCGACGACGTGGAGACGGCGGCCGCGCTGCTCGACCGGTTCCATGACCTCTGA
- a CDS encoding ABC transporter ATP-binding protein — protein sequence MIKFDSVHKRFPNGTTAVHDLNLDMPEGQITVLVGSSGCGKTTTLRMINRMVDPSSGTIRLAGKDILEADAAELRRGIGYVIQQSGLFPHRTILDNVATVPLLLGWGRKKARARAAELLETVGLNADTGKRYPHQLSGGQQQRVGVARALAADPPVLLMDEPFGAVDPVVRTQLQDELLRLQKDLNKTIVFVTHDIDEAVRLGDRIAVFRTGGHLVQCAEPAELLARPADDFVADFLGAERGLKLLSLSTLAGIPQTPAPVVRADERMDERISQGKGSGRWQLVASADNRPLGWLDTDAAPAAGTAGDAPLLPVRALRDTDSLLSALNESVSSPAGLVARVDADGALTGVTSRDAIHDRAGEAHTSAGAAGDTPAATGTTNATETGPTDVTKTGSAA from the coding sequence ATGATCAAATTCGACTCCGTGCACAAACGCTTCCCGAACGGCACCACCGCGGTCCACGACCTCAACCTGGACATGCCGGAGGGGCAGATCACGGTCCTCGTCGGATCGTCCGGGTGCGGCAAGACCACCACTCTCCGCATGATCAACCGCATGGTCGACCCGTCGTCGGGGACGATCCGCCTCGCGGGCAAGGACATCCTCGAAGCGGACGCCGCCGAGCTGCGGCGCGGCATCGGGTACGTCATCCAGCAGTCCGGGCTCTTCCCGCACCGGACGATCCTGGACAACGTGGCCACCGTCCCGCTGCTCCTCGGCTGGGGCCGCAAGAAGGCCCGTGCCCGTGCTGCGGAGCTCCTGGAGACGGTCGGGCTGAACGCCGACACCGGCAAGCGCTATCCGCACCAGCTCTCCGGCGGCCAGCAGCAGCGCGTCGGGGTGGCCCGCGCGCTCGCGGCCGACCCGCCGGTGCTGCTGATGGACGAGCCGTTCGGCGCGGTGGACCCGGTGGTCCGCACCCAGCTCCAGGACGAGCTGCTGCGGCTCCAGAAGGACCTGAACAAGACCATCGTCTTCGTCACCCACGACATAGACGAGGCCGTCCGGCTCGGCGACCGCATCGCGGTCTTCCGTACCGGTGGCCATCTCGTCCAGTGCGCCGAGCCCGCCGAACTGCTCGCCAGGCCCGCCGACGACTTCGTGGCGGACTTCCTGGGCGCCGAGCGCGGGCTGAAGCTGCTGTCCCTCTCCACCCTCGCGGGGATACCCCAGACCCCTGCCCCGGTCGTCCGCGCCGATGAGCGGATGGATGAGCGAATATCCCAGGGGAAGGGCTCGGGCCGCTGGCAGCTGGTGGCATCCGCCGACAACAGGCCGCTCGGCTGGCTCGACACGGACGCCGCACCGGCGGCCGGGACGGCGGGCGACGCCCCGCTGCTGCCCGTCCGGGCGCTGCGCGACACCGACTCGCTGCTGTCGGCGCTCAACGAGTCCGTCTCGTCCCCGGCCGGTCTGGTGGCCCGGGTGGACGCCGACGGCGCACTGACCGGCGTCACCTCGCGCGACGCGATACACGACCGTGCGGGCGAGGCCCACACGAGCGCGGGAGCCGCCGGAGACACCCCCGCGGCGACCGGCACCACCAACGCCACGGAGACCGGTCCCACCGACGTCACGAAGACCGGTTCCGCCGCATGA
- a CDS encoding ABC transporter permease, with product MTVDWGWFPDHTGEMAHLTADHLSTAVPAVLIGLLIALPLAVVAHRVRALRGFVLGISNILYTIPSLAFFVLLLPITGLTRTTAITGLTAYTLVVLVRNTVEGLDAVPAKVREASTAMGTRPLRTLLTVELPLALPVIMAGIRVSTVMSISLVSVASYIGYGGLGQLFTDGFQRNYPTPVVAGVILTLLLALVADALLVTVQWLCTPWTRQRHSMKRGA from the coding sequence ATGACCGTCGACTGGGGCTGGTTCCCCGACCACACCGGCGAGATGGCGCACTTGACCGCTGACCATCTCTCCACCGCGGTGCCCGCCGTCCTCATCGGCCTGCTGATCGCGCTCCCGCTGGCGGTCGTCGCCCACCGGGTACGGGCGCTGCGCGGCTTCGTACTCGGCATCTCCAACATCCTCTACACGATCCCGTCGCTGGCCTTCTTCGTCCTGCTGCTGCCCATCACCGGGCTCACCCGGACGACGGCGATCACCGGCCTGACCGCGTACACCCTGGTGGTGCTCGTACGGAACACCGTCGAGGGCCTGGACGCGGTGCCCGCCAAGGTGCGCGAGGCGTCCACCGCCATGGGCACCCGGCCGCTGCGCACCCTGCTCACCGTGGAACTGCCGCTGGCGCTCCCGGTGATCATGGCCGGTATCCGGGTCTCCACAGTGATGTCGATCTCGCTGGTGAGCGTCGCCAGCTACATCGGGTACGGCGGCCTCGGCCAGCTCTTCACCGACGGCTTCCAGCGCAACTACCCCACCCCGGTCGTCGCCGGAGTGATCCTGACCCTGCTGCTCGCGCTGGTGGCGGACGCGCTGCTCGTCACCGTCCAGTGGCTGTGCACGCCCTGGACCAGGCAGCGCCATTCCATGAAGAGGGGCGCCTGA
- a CDS encoding ABC transporter permease, whose translation MLELLKNLASWLTSPAQWSGQEGIAHRLVEHLQYSLLATVIAAVIALPIGMLIGHTGRGAFIAVNLASFGRALPTVGLVTLVFLAGGLSIWPVYVSLVALAVPVIITNTYAGMAAVDPEVKDAAKGVGLRGHQVLWQVELPLALPLIMTGIRLATVQVVATATIAAYVSFGGLGRYVFDGLAQRDLVQVLGGAVLVAVLAVIADLALGGVQRLLLRGRPDTAR comes from the coding sequence ATGCTGGAACTCCTCAAGAACCTCGCGTCCTGGCTGACCAGCCCCGCCCAGTGGTCCGGCCAGGAAGGCATCGCGCACCGGCTGGTCGAGCACCTGCAGTACTCGCTGCTCGCCACCGTCATCGCGGCCGTCATCGCGCTCCCCATCGGAATGCTGATCGGCCACACCGGGCGCGGCGCGTTCATCGCGGTCAACCTGGCGTCGTTCGGCCGCGCGCTGCCCACCGTCGGCCTGGTGACCCTGGTCTTCCTCGCGGGCGGGCTCTCCATCTGGCCGGTGTACGTCTCACTGGTCGCCCTCGCCGTGCCGGTGATCATCACCAACACGTACGCGGGCATGGCCGCCGTCGACCCGGAGGTCAAGGACGCGGCGAAGGGGGTGGGGCTCCGCGGCCACCAGGTCCTCTGGCAGGTCGAACTCCCGCTCGCGCTGCCCCTGATCATGACCGGCATCCGGCTGGCGACCGTGCAGGTCGTGGCCACCGCCACCATCGCCGCCTATGTCAGCTTCGGCGGCCTGGGCCGGTACGTGTTCGACGGGCTCGCCCAGCGCGACCTGGTACAGGTGCTCGGCGGTGCGGTGCTGGTCGCCGTCCTGGCCGTCATCGCCGACCTGGCCCTGGGCGGGGTGCAGCGGCTGCTGCTGCGCGGCCGACCCGACACCGCCCGCTGA
- a CDS encoding ABC transporter substrate-binding protein — protein MNRRTALTALLAGASAPMLAACSSGITSLNGGGSGGDAGSSSGGLVIGTANFTENQILGYLYAGALKAAGIKSTVKPNLGSREIIVPALKGGDIDLLPEYQGSLLLYLNKKATETEAGAMQNALAAVLPASLEVLPYAAAEDRDSFAVTRETADKYGLKTLADLKKANGKLVFGAAAEMQKRVVGVVGLKDQYGVEFKEFKALDSSGPLVKGALKKGDVDVANVFTTDVDVAANHWVVLEDPKHLVPAQHIVPLIAARKADGKVRKALALLGNALTTDELTKLNSLVDKDKKDPDRVADAWLKQHRLMA, from the coding sequence ATGAACCGACGTACCGCACTCACCGCCCTGCTGGCCGGCGCATCGGCGCCGATGCTCGCCGCCTGCTCGTCCGGCATCACGTCCCTCAACGGAGGTGGCTCCGGCGGCGACGCCGGAAGCAGCTCGGGCGGGCTGGTCATCGGCACCGCCAACTTCACCGAGAACCAGATACTCGGCTACCTCTACGCGGGGGCGCTCAAGGCCGCGGGCATCAAGTCCACGGTCAAGCCGAACCTGGGCTCCCGTGAGATCATCGTCCCCGCGCTGAAGGGGGGCGACATCGATCTGCTCCCCGAATACCAGGGCAGTCTGCTGCTCTATCTGAACAAGAAGGCCACCGAGACGGAGGCGGGCGCCATGCAGAACGCGCTGGCCGCCGTGCTGCCCGCGAGCCTGGAGGTCCTGCCGTACGCGGCGGCCGAGGACCGCGACAGCTTCGCGGTGACCCGTGAGACGGCCGACAAGTACGGACTCAAGACCCTCGCCGACCTGAAGAAGGCCAACGGCAAGCTGGTGTTCGGCGCGGCGGCCGAGATGCAGAAGCGGGTCGTGGGGGTCGTCGGCCTGAAGGACCAGTACGGCGTGGAGTTCAAGGAGTTCAAGGCACTGGACTCGTCGGGCCCGCTGGTCAAGGGCGCGCTGAAGAAGGGCGATGTGGATGTCGCCAACGTCTTCACCACGGATGTGGATGTCGCGGCGAACCACTGGGTCGTCCTGGAGGACCCGAAGCACCTGGTGCCCGCGCAGCACATCGTCCCGCTGATCGCCGCCCGCAAGGCGGACGGCAAGGTCCGCAAGGCGCTGGCCCTGCTGGGCAACGCGCTGACGACGGACGAGCTGACGAAGCTGAACAGCCTGGTGGACAAGGACAAGAAGGACCCGGACCGGGTCGCGGACGCGTGGCTGAAGCAGCACAGGCTGATGGCGTAG
- a CDS encoding LacI family DNA-binding transcriptional regulator gives MARPSKRTTLREVAEATGLSTAAVSYALRGKQVSKETEERVRKAAAELGYEADPIARALASGRTSMVGVLAGDLQDLWQQQLMAAIGRELLAGDRYALILDAGGDPARELVLAKQLRDQRVDGLLVSPVDPSAEGWSKIAEAVPVVSIGDSLQQARTAGEVLFDNRAGIDAVLAYLGGLGHRRVTVLTPTGPSTPDRPADVYVREAADRLGLDVEVVPCAQELGEATGVARGVVGGRSTAVFCFSDSIAYGVYAAAAEAGLAIGRDLSVVGFDDHPVSRVLTPALTTLDWGLAEIAAEAARLAVAAIEGRRVRRKRILCAPRLVERGSAAGALPPGPA, from the coding sequence ATGGCCAGGCCGAGCAAGCGCACCACCCTCCGCGAGGTGGCAGAGGCCACCGGCCTCTCCACTGCCGCCGTCTCGTATGCCCTGCGTGGCAAGCAGGTCTCCAAGGAGACCGAGGAGCGGGTCCGCAAGGCCGCGGCCGAGCTGGGGTACGAGGCGGATCCCATCGCCCGCGCCCTCGCCAGCGGCCGTACGAGCATGGTCGGCGTCCTCGCGGGCGACCTCCAGGACCTCTGGCAGCAGCAGCTGATGGCGGCGATAGGGCGCGAACTCCTGGCGGGTGACCGCTATGCGCTGATCCTCGACGCGGGCGGCGATCCCGCACGGGAGCTGGTCCTCGCCAAGCAGCTCCGCGACCAGCGGGTGGACGGTCTGCTCGTCTCACCGGTCGACCCATCGGCCGAGGGCTGGTCGAAGATCGCCGAGGCGGTGCCGGTGGTCTCCATCGGTGACTCGCTCCAGCAGGCCAGGACCGCCGGGGAGGTGCTCTTCGACAACCGCGCCGGGATCGACGCGGTGCTGGCGTATCTGGGCGGGCTCGGGCACCGGCGCGTCACGGTGCTGACCCCGACGGGGCCCAGCACCCCCGACCGCCCCGCCGACGTCTATGTGCGCGAGGCGGCGGACCGGCTCGGTCTCGACGTCGAAGTGGTGCCGTGTGCCCAGGAGTTGGGCGAGGCGACCGGGGTCGCGCGCGGGGTGGTGGGCGGCCGCTCCACCGCGGTCTTCTGCTTCTCGGACTCGATCGCGTACGGCGTGTACGCGGCGGCCGCCGAAGCGGGCCTGGCGATCGGCCGGGACCTGTCGGTGGTCGGTTTCGACGACCACCCGGTCTCCCGGGTCCTGACGCCCGCGCTGACGACCCTGGACTGGGGCCTCGCGGAGATCGCGGCGGAGGCGGCGCGGCTGGCTGTGGCAGCGATCGAGGGGCGGCGGGTGCGGCGCAAGCGGATTCTGTGTGCGCCTCGGCTGGTGGAGCGCGGGTCCGCCGCGGGGGCGCTGCCCCCGGGCCCGGCTTGA
- a CDS encoding amidohydrolase, translating into MLVDVHQHLWPPAFTELLRARTTAPHLDGWTLHLQGEPPYAVDPADHDIAARTALAHADGLGLALVSLSSPLGIEYLPPAEADPLLAAFHDGALTLPAPFGVWASAGLVVPDPEALARTLDRGCAGLQLPATALLDEAGWAHCAPLLDTLARAGKPLFVHPGAAAPSGPGAPPWWPALVPYVQQLHASWFAFRAFGRPRHPRLRVCFAALAGLAPLHGERLAARGGGRGQVDSNAFYETSSYGTRAVDALVRAVGIDVVVTGSDRPYARPVIPDLGAEAAVHALRAANPARLLEGATP; encoded by the coding sequence TTGCTTGTAGACGTCCACCAGCACCTCTGGCCACCGGCCTTCACCGAGCTGCTGCGCGCCCGCACCACCGCCCCGCACCTCGACGGCTGGACGCTCCACCTGCAAGGAGAGCCGCCGTACGCGGTCGATCCTGCCGATCACGACATCGCGGCCCGCACCGCGCTCGCCCATGCCGACGGGCTCGGGCTGGCGCTCGTCTCGCTCTCCAGCCCGCTCGGTATCGAATATCTGCCGCCCGCCGAAGCGGACCCGCTGCTGGCCGCCTTCCACGACGGCGCGCTGACTCTCCCCGCACCGTTCGGCGTCTGGGCGTCGGCGGGACTCGTCGTACCGGACCCCGAAGCACTGGCCCGCACTCTGGACCGAGGGTGCGCCGGACTCCAACTGCCCGCCACCGCACTGCTCGACGAGGCCGGCTGGGCGCACTGCGCGCCACTGCTCGACACGCTCGCCCGCGCCGGCAAACCGCTCTTCGTCCATCCGGGCGCGGCCGCACCCAGCGGCCCCGGCGCCCCGCCGTGGTGGCCCGCACTGGTGCCGTACGTCCAGCAGCTGCACGCCTCCTGGTTCGCCTTCCGCGCGTTCGGCCGGCCGCGCCACCCCCGGCTCCGGGTCTGCTTCGCCGCCCTCGCGGGCCTCGCCCCGCTGCACGGCGAGCGGCTCGCGGCCCGGGGCGGCGGCCGGGGCCAGGTCGATTCCAACGCCTTCTACGAGACCTCCTCGTACGGCACCCGGGCGGTGGACGCCCTGGTCCGAGCGGTCGGCATCGACGTGGTCGTGACCGGCAGCGACCGTCCGTACGCCCGCCCAGTGATCCCCGACCTCGGCGCCGAAGCGGCCGTCCACGCGCTCCGCGCCGCCAACCCCGCCCGCCTCCTGGAAGGAGCAACCCCGTGA
- a CDS encoding cysteine dioxygenase, protein MTYDAALPDRNLDKRELRSLVDDLATRPELWRAEVAFSDTDRHYASLHRDEYVDIWLLCWTRQNDTGWHDHDISSGAVRVVQGVLTESNPRIGGKHLATAVGADASFCFGPDHIHRLTGATDDAVSIHAYSPPLWRLGQYDISDDGLMRRISVSYADELRPMDSPAA, encoded by the coding sequence GTGACGTACGACGCCGCGCTGCCCGACCGTAATCTCGACAAGCGTGAACTCCGGTCGCTGGTCGATGACTTGGCCACCCGTCCGGAGCTCTGGCGCGCCGAGGTCGCCTTCTCGGACACCGACCGGCACTACGCCTCGCTGCACCGCGACGAGTACGTCGACATCTGGCTGCTCTGCTGGACCCGGCAGAACGACACCGGCTGGCACGACCACGACATCTCGTCCGGCGCGGTCCGGGTGGTCCAGGGCGTGCTGACCGAGTCGAATCCACGCATCGGCGGCAAGCACCTCGCGACAGCCGTCGGCGCGGACGCCTCCTTCTGCTTCGGTCCGGACCACATCCACCGCCTGACCGGGGCGACGGACGACGCGGTCTCGATCCACGCGTACTCGCCACCGCTCTGGCGGCTCGGCCAGTACGACATCAGCGACGACGGTCTGATGCGCCGGATTTCTGTCTCATATGCGGACGAACTACGCCCAATGGACAGTCCCGCCGCCTGA
- a CDS encoding purine-cytosine permease family protein, producing the protein MAGLVEQRSIDVVPDEERHGSAFSQFTLWVGANLHITAVVTGALAVVFGGGALWSIVGLLLGNLLGGTVMALHSAQGPRLGLPQMISSRAQFGVKGAVVPLALVILMYVGFFASGTVLAGQAVGKLTHLGDTPGIVIFAVITAAMAVIGYRVIHTLGRVASVICAIAFIYLGIRLLDRIDLGTVLHDHSFSFPLFLLAVSLSASWQLAFGPYVADYSRYLPRTTSGRATFWWTLGGTTLGSQWSMTFGVLVAATAGDAFLNSQVGYVVGLGGTGLMASVLYFVIALGKLTINVLNTYGGFMSMVTSISGFRGQKTLTTRGRTLYILIIMVAGTVVALAGKDSFLDSFKDFLLFLLAFFTPWSAINLVDYYLVSRERYDIPALSDPKGRYGAWRWDALVVYGIGLVAQFPFLATSFYTGPVVSHLGGADISWIVGLVVPAALYWILARRNTSHIPAATILAPAAEPVPEQVPSP; encoded by the coding sequence GTGGCAGGCCTGGTGGAACAGCGGTCGATCGATGTCGTCCCCGACGAGGAGCGCCACGGCAGCGCCTTCTCGCAGTTCACCCTCTGGGTGGGCGCGAACCTGCATATCACCGCGGTCGTGACCGGCGCGCTCGCCGTGGTCTTCGGCGGCGGCGCGCTCTGGTCGATCGTCGGGCTGCTGCTCGGCAATCTGCTCGGCGGGACCGTGATGGCCCTCCACTCGGCGCAGGGCCCACGGCTCGGACTGCCCCAGATGATCTCGTCCCGTGCGCAGTTCGGGGTCAAGGGCGCGGTGGTCCCGCTGGCCCTGGTGATCCTGATGTACGTCGGGTTCTTCGCCAGCGGCACCGTCCTGGCGGGCCAGGCGGTGGGCAAGCTGACCCACCTCGGCGACACCCCGGGCATCGTCATCTTCGCCGTGATCACCGCGGCGATGGCCGTCATCGGCTACCGGGTCATCCACACGCTCGGCCGGGTGGCGAGCGTCATCTGTGCCATCGCCTTCATCTACCTGGGTATCCGGCTGCTCGACCGCATCGACCTGGGCACGGTCCTGCACGACCACAGCTTCTCGTTCCCGCTGTTCCTGCTCGCGGTCTCGCTCTCGGCCTCCTGGCAGCTGGCGTTCGGCCCGTACGTGGCGGACTACTCGCGCTATCTGCCCCGTACGACGAGCGGCCGCGCCACCTTCTGGTGGACGCTCGGCGGCACGACGCTCGGCTCGCAGTGGTCGATGACCTTCGGCGTCCTGGTGGCGGCCACAGCGGGCGACGCCTTCCTGAACAGCCAGGTCGGTTACGTGGTCGGCCTCGGCGGCACCGGCCTGATGGCCTCGGTCCTGTACTTCGTCATCGCGCTGGGCAAGCTCACGATCAACGTGCTCAACACCTACGGCGGCTTCATGTCGATGGTGACGAGCATCAGCGGCTTCCGCGGCCAGAAGACCCTCACCACGCGCGGCCGCACGCTCTACATCCTGATCATCATGGTCGCCGGCACGGTGGTGGCCCTGGCCGGCAAGGACAGCTTCCTCGACTCCTTCAAGGACTTCCTGCTCTTCCTGCTGGCCTTCTTCACGCCGTGGTCCGCGATCAACCTGGTCGACTACTACCTGGTCTCCCGCGAGCGCTACGACATCCCGGCCCTCTCCGACCCGAAGGGCCGCTACGGCGCCTGGCGCTGGGACGCCCTGGTGGTCTACGGGATCGGTCTGGTGGCCCAGTTCCCCTTCCTGGCCACGTCCTTCTACACCGGACCGGTGGTCAGCCACCTCGGCGGCGCCGACATCTCCTGGATCGTGGGGCTGGTGGTCCCGGCGGCGCTGTACTGGATCCTGGCGCGGCGGAACACCTCGCACATCCCGGCGGCCACCATCCTGGCGCCGGCCGCCGAGCCCGTACCGGAGCAGGTGCCGTCCCCGTAG
- a CDS encoding cystathionine beta-synthase encodes MQFHDSMISLVGNTPLVRLNNVTEGIRATVLAKVEYFNPGGSVKDRIAVRMIEAAEQSGELLPGGTIVEPTSGNTGVGLAIVAQQKGYKCIFVCPDKVSTDKINVLRAYGADVVVCPTAVDPDHPDSYYNVSDRLVRETPGAWKPDQYSNPNNPRSHYETTGPELWEQTEGRITHFVAGVGTGGTISGTGRYLKDVSDGRVEVIGADPEGSVYSGGSGRPYLVEGVGEDFWPSAYDRTVTDGIVAVSDKDSFQMTRRLAKEEGLLVGGSCGMAVVAALRVAEDLGPDDIVVVLLPDSGRGYLSKIFNDEWMNDYGFLEQPGTEPRVSDVLLGKEDGIPHLVHMHPEETVGEAIDVLREYGVSQMPIVKPGAGHPDVMAAEVIGSVVERELLDALFTQRASLGDALEKHMSSPLPLVGSGEPVADLMAVLGKADAAIVLVEGKPTGVVSRQDLLSYLARNAEAR; translated from the coding sequence GTGCAATTCCACGACTCGATGATCAGCCTCGTCGGCAACACCCCGTTGGTGAGGCTCAACAATGTGACCGAAGGGATCAGGGCGACCGTCCTGGCCAAGGTCGAATACTTCAACCCCGGCGGTTCTGTGAAGGACCGTATCGCCGTGCGCATGATCGAGGCGGCGGAGCAGAGCGGTGAGCTGCTGCCCGGCGGCACGATCGTGGAGCCGACCAGTGGGAACACTGGTGTCGGGCTGGCGATCGTGGCTCAGCAGAAGGGCTACAAGTGCATCTTCGTCTGCCCGGACAAGGTGTCAACGGACAAGATCAACGTGCTGCGGGCGTACGGGGCCGATGTCGTCGTCTGCCCCACCGCGGTCGACCCCGACCACCCCGACTCGTACTACAACGTCTCCGACCGCCTGGTCAGGGAAACCCCGGGTGCGTGGAAGCCCGACCAGTACAGCAACCCCAACAACCCGCGCTCGCACTACGAGACCACGGGCCCCGAGCTGTGGGAGCAGACGGAGGGGCGGATCACCCACTTCGTCGCGGGCGTCGGCACGGGCGGCACGATCAGCGGGACCGGCCGGTACCTCAAGGACGTGTCCGACGGCCGGGTCGAGGTCATCGGCGCCGACCCGGAGGGCTCCGTGTACTCGGGCGGCTCGGGGCGGCCCTATCTCGTCGAGGGCGTCGGTGAGGACTTCTGGCCTTCCGCGTACGACAGGACGGTGACCGACGGCATCGTCGCCGTGTCCGACAAGGACTCCTTCCAGATGACGCGCAGGCTCGCCAAGGAGGAGGGCCTGCTGGTCGGCGGCTCCTGCGGGATGGCGGTCGTGGCGGCGCTGCGGGTGGCCGAGGACCTCGGACCCGACGACATCGTCGTCGTGCTGCTGCCGGACAGCGGACGCGGCTACCTCTCGAAGATCTTCAACGACGAGTGGATGAACGACTACGGGTTCCTGGAGCAGCCCGGCACCGAGCCGCGCGTCTCCGATGTGCTGCTCGGCAAGGAGGACGGCATCCCTCACCTGGTGCATATGCACCCGGAGGAGACCGTCGGCGAAGCGATCGACGTGCTGCGCGAGTACGGCGTGTCCCAGATGCCCATCGTGAAGCCGGGGGCCGGGCACCCGGACGTGATGGCCGCCGAGGTCATCGGCTCGGTGGTGGAGCGCGAGCTGCTCGACGCGCTGTTCACCCAGCGGGCCTCGCTGGGCGACGCGCTGGAGAAGCACATGTCCTCGCCGCTTCCGCTGGTCGGCTCGGGCGAGCCGGTCGCCGACCTGATGGCCGTCCTGGGCAAGGCGGACGCGGCGATCGTGCTGGTGGAGGGGAAGCCGACGGGTGTGGTCAGCCGCCAGGACCTGCTGAGCTATCTGGCACGCAACGCCGAGGCCCGCTGA